The following are from one region of the Silene latifolia isolate original U9 population chromosome 9, ASM4854445v1, whole genome shotgun sequence genome:
- the LOC141598420 gene encoding glutathione transferase GST 23-like, translated as MEEVRLLATWRSGYCHRVIWALNFKGIKYEYVEEDLQNKSDDLLRYNPIIQKVPVLVHNGKSVLESINILEYIDETWPHSPLLPADPYEKAMARFWTKFMEDKGPVFYSYFRAVGEEQVKIAKEAKEVLRTLEERGLGDDKFFNGEKIGYTDLCLGWISYGLEFMQEAAGIVLVEPDTLPRLNAWSKRFKEVPVIKDNLPDRNMMLAYFKELRARFTASPAS; from the exons ATGGAGGAGGTACGTCTCCTAGCAACATGGCGCAGTGGATATTGTCACAGAGTCATATGGGCCCTTAACTTTAAGGGCATCAAGTATGAATACGTCGAAGAGGACTTGCAAAACAAGAGCGATGACCTTTTGCGATACAATCCCATTATTCAGAAGGTACCAGTCCTTGTTCATAATGGAAAATCCGTCTTAGAATCCATCAACATCCTTGAGTATATCGATGAGACGTGGCCTCACAGTCCCTTGCTTCCTGCTGATCCTTACGAGAAAGCCATGGCTCGATTCTGGACCAAATTTATGGAAGATAAG GGACCAGTATTCTACTCTTACTTTCGAGCTGTTGGGGAAGAACAAGTGAAGATAGCTAAAGAAGCCAAAGAAGTGCTTAGAACACTAGAAGAGAGAGGGCTGGGAGATGACAAATTCTTTAACGGGGAAAAAATTGGATACACCGATCTGTGTTTAGGATGGATCTCCTATGGGTTGGAATTTATGCAAGAGGCTGCTGGTATCGTTTTAGTCGAACCGGACACCCTCCCAAGGTTAAATGCTTGGAGCAAGAGATTCAAGGAAGTCCCAGTGATCAAAGATAACTTGCCAGATCGGAATATGATGTTGGCTTATTTCAAAGAGCTTCGAGCAAGATTCACTGCATCTCCAGCATCCTAA